The Brasilonema sennae CENA114 genome includes a region encoding these proteins:
- a CDS encoding DUF1824 family protein — MSSNNQSNLTIQDAKKILNKFNCVDIPPNLKPSEKTLTCQALVLLAKISDYQILGICAETSEEGILAMKTYSYAFGYEPPSNLPEIEGPVYIKLNGKNGICHLDSYSGHHRGVLVSCQSYSQSGINEMYGHLPLDLFV, encoded by the coding sequence ATGTCAAGCAATAATCAGAGTAATCTCACTATTCAAGACGCCAAAAAGATTCTCAATAAATTTAACTGTGTAGACATTCCTCCCAACCTCAAGCCATCAGAAAAAACCTTAACTTGTCAAGCTTTAGTTTTGCTAGCTAAGATTTCTGATTACCAAATATTAGGTATTTGTGCTGAAACGTCAGAGGAAGGAATACTAGCGATGAAAACATATTCCTATGCTTTTGGTTATGAACCACCAAGCAATTTACCTGAGATTGAAGGTCCAGTTTACATTAAATTAAACGGCAAAAATGGTATATGCCATCTGGATTCTTACTCAGGACATCATCGGGGTGTATTAGTTTCTTGCCAGTCTTACTCTCAAAGTGGAATTAACGAAATGTACGGGCATTTGCCCCTTGATTTATTTGTTTAA
- a CDS encoding ABC-F family ATP-binding cassette domain-containing protein, whose amino-acid sequence MSLITLQSVKKDFGIKEVLKDASFSLDATDKVGLIGTNGSGKSTLLKMIAGLEPIDSGQVLANSGAKIVYLPQQPDLDEHRTVLEQVFADSGEQMELVREYEEISDKLAHTPEDKQLMARFSSVMQRMDSVGAWELETNAKIILSKLGITDFHAVVGTLSGGYRKRIALATALLSEPELLLMDEPTNHLDANSVEWLQSYLNRYRGALFLITHDRYFLDKVTNRIIEIDRGDIYTYTGNYSYYLEKKALAEESAISSQRKHQGVLRRELEWLKRGPKARSTKQKARIERVHGMQETEFKQAQGKVDISTPSRRIGKKVIELNNTSKAYNGRTLIKDFTYEFSPEDRIGIIGSNGAGKSTLLDMITERVHPDSGSVEIGGTIHIGYFNQHSEELQSALNENQRVIDYIKEEGEFFQIADGTRITASQMLERFLFPGNQQYAPIHKLSGGEKRRLFLLRVLMSAPNVLILDEPTNDLDVQTLAVLEEYLEEFSGCVIVVSHDRYFLDRTVDTIFTFEEGGKIRQYPGNYSVYLDYKQAEEAQQQQISNTKEKQKNTETLQTTSPKETETKKRRRLSNWQKREFEQLEGKIAKMEVEKAEAEKAMANVPPGNYSQVQKLYEQVETLKEEIDQATERWMELAEIES is encoded by the coding sequence ATGAGTCTTATCACCCTACAATCTGTTAAAAAAGATTTTGGTATCAAGGAAGTCTTGAAAGATGCTAGCTTTAGCTTGGATGCTACTGATAAGGTTGGCTTAATTGGTACTAACGGTTCTGGGAAATCAACTTTATTAAAAATGATTGCCGGATTAGAACCGATTGACAGTGGTCAAGTTTTAGCAAATTCAGGAGCTAAAATTGTATACTTGCCTCAGCAGCCAGATTTAGATGAACATCGCACAGTCTTAGAGCAGGTTTTCGCTGACAGCGGCGAACAAATGGAATTGGTGCGTGAGTACGAGGAAATTTCTGATAAATTAGCTCATACACCAGAAGATAAACAACTGATGGCGCGTTTTTCTTCTGTAATGCAGCGTATGGACTCAGTTGGTGCATGGGAACTGGAAACAAATGCTAAAATCATTCTTTCAAAGTTAGGAATTACAGATTTTCATGCTGTTGTTGGGACTTTATCTGGTGGTTATCGCAAGCGCATTGCTTTAGCTACAGCCTTGCTGTCAGAACCAGAGTTGTTGTTGATGGATGAACCGACAAACCATCTCGATGCTAATTCTGTTGAGTGGTTACAAAGTTATTTAAATCGCTATCGTGGCGCACTCTTTCTTATTACTCACGACCGCTACTTTTTGGATAAGGTAACCAATCGTATTATCGAAATCGACCGAGGAGACATTTATACTTACACAGGTAACTATTCATATTATTTGGAAAAGAAAGCATTAGCAGAAGAATCTGCTATTAGTAGTCAACGCAAACATCAAGGTGTTTTGCGGCGTGAGTTAGAATGGCTAAAACGAGGACCAAAAGCTCGTAGTACGAAACAAAAAGCGAGAATTGAACGCGTTCACGGTATGCAGGAAACTGAGTTTAAACAAGCTCAGGGTAAAGTTGATATTTCTACACCCAGTCGTCGCATTGGCAAAAAAGTTATTGAGCTAAATAATACATCTAAAGCTTATAACGGACGTACTTTAATTAAGGATTTTACCTACGAGTTTAGTCCAGAAGACCGTATTGGTATTATCGGTTCTAATGGCGCTGGTAAGTCTACGTTACTAGATATGATCACAGAACGTGTTCATCCAGATTCAGGAAGTGTAGAAATTGGTGGTACAATTCACATTGGTTATTTTAACCAGCATTCAGAAGAATTACAATCAGCGTTGAATGAGAATCAACGAGTGATTGATTACATTAAAGAAGAAGGAGAATTTTTCCAAATTGCCGATGGGACAAGAATTACTGCTTCCCAAATGTTAGAGCGTTTTCTGTTTCCTGGTAATCAACAGTATGCCCCAATTCATAAACTATCTGGTGGTGAAAAACGGCGTTTATTTCTGTTGCGGGTTTTGATGAGTGCTCCGAATGTTTTAATATTAGATGAACCCACGAATGATTTAGATGTACAGACATTAGCCGTACTGGAAGAATATTTAGAAGAATTTTCCGGTTGTGTGATTGTCGTTTCCCACGATCGCTATTTTCTAGACCGCACCGTAGATACAATTTTTACCTTTGAAGAAGGCGGAAAAATCCGACAATATCCGGGAAATTATTCAGTTTATCTAGATTATAAACAAGCAGAAGAAGCACAACAGCAACAGATAAGTAACACTAAAGAAAAGCAAAAAAATACAGAGACGTTACAGACAACATCTCCCAAAGAAACCGAAACGAAAAAACGGCGTAGATTATCTAATTGGCAAAAGCGAGAATTTGAGCAGTTGGAAGGTAAAATTGCCAAGATGGAAGTCGAAAAAGCAGAAGCAGAAAAAGCAATGGCGAATGTTCCTCCTGGTAACTACTCTCAAGTACAAAAACTGTATGAACAGGTGGAAACCCTGAAGGAAGAAATTGATCAGGCGACTGAACGTTGGATGGAATTAGCTGAGATTGAATCTTAA
- a CDS encoding TenA family transcriptional regulator, with the protein MNLTCKQLLQNHTQTWHEATVHTFIEQCKLGTIHPQQFNTWLVQDYLFVVDFTRMVGRVLAIAPPDHFDVILAGLAALKDELNWFKEKAAQRELNLDVAKQPTCIQYCEYMHTLATMPYPVQATAFWAIELAYNQGWQLPGVMVEPYTEFADRWGNAGFTEYVKLLEHQADEVLQTASENVHQQAQEAFLRVATFEKDFWQMAFNAAQ; encoded by the coding sequence ATGAACCTGACCTGCAAACAACTCTTACAAAACCATACTCAAACTTGGCATGAAGCAACTGTACATACCTTTATTGAGCAGTGCAAATTAGGAACAATTCACCCCCAGCAATTTAACACATGGCTTGTACAAGATTATCTGTTCGTTGTCGATTTCACACGCATGGTGGGACGAGTGTTGGCGATCGCACCCCCAGATCATTTTGATGTTATACTAGCAGGACTCGCAGCACTGAAAGATGAACTCAATTGGTTTAAAGAAAAAGCCGCCCAACGAGAGCTTAATCTCGACGTAGCAAAACAACCAACCTGCATACAATATTGTGAATATATGCATACTCTTGCTACAATGCCTTATCCAGTACAAGCAACTGCATTTTGGGCAATTGAATTAGCATACAATCAAGGTTGGCAATTGCCTGGAGTCATGGTTGAACCATACACAGAGTTTGCAGACAGATGGGGAAATGCAGGTTTTACTGAATATGTAAAACTTCTAGAACATCAAGCTGATGAGGTGTTGCAAACCGCTTCAGAAAATGTTCATCAGCAAGCACAAGAAGCTTTTTTAAGAGTAGCAACATTCGAGAAAGATTTTTGGCAGATGGCTTTCAATGCAGCACAGTAG
- a CDS encoding pentapeptide repeat-containing protein: MLHTPTQNLRSCAIQFLEQNPQQRLEILKQLGIARYDFLTKMCLNEANIACVMRFLKNPSQLKFPNLMAADLSYLILDEVNFIRGNLSSANLRGSTFVNADLIFANFTNADLRNANLNGATLNETIWLSALIEECEFGEGIGLTKIQRQDLRLRGAIFKYLEEDD; the protein is encoded by the coding sequence ATGCTCCATACTCCTACTCAAAACTTGCGTAGTTGCGCTATTCAGTTTTTAGAACAAAATCCCCAACAGCGTCTAGAAATTCTTAAGCAACTTGGAATAGCCCGCTATGATTTTTTAACCAAGATGTGCCTTAATGAAGCCAATATAGCCTGTGTCATGCGGTTTTTGAAAAATCCCAGTCAGCTGAAATTCCCTAATTTAATGGCAGCAGACTTATCTTACTTGATTTTAGATGAAGTCAACTTTATCCGTGGTAATTTATCAAGTGCAAACCTACGAGGAAGTACTTTCGTGAATGCAGACCTCATATTTGCCAATTTTACAAACGCAGATTTGAGAAATGCTAATTTGAACGGTGCTACTCTGAATGAAACTATATGGTTAAGTGCTCTTATAGAAGAGTGTGAGTTTGGAGAAGGAATTGGATTGACAAAAATTCAGCGCCAAGATTTACGGCTTCGCGGTGCTATATTCAAGTATTTGGAAGAAGATGATTAA
- the purT gene encoding formate-dependent phosphoribosylglycinamide formyltransferase translates to MNNSMKLPQKLMLLGSGELGKEFVIAAKRFGNYVIAVDRYANAPAMQVADCSEVISMLSADDLEAVVSKYQPDFIIPEIEAIRTEKLLEFEHRGITVIPTAAATNYTMNRDRIRELAHKELGIRTAKYGYATTLEESVAVSDEIGFANVVKPVMSSSGKGQSVVKEKSEVEKAWNYAIANSRGDSQKVIVEEFIDFEIEITLLTIKQWNAPTIFCSPIGHRQERGDYQESWQPAEVSEQMILEAQEIATKVTDALGGAGIFGVEFFVTKDEVIFSELSPRPHDTGMVTLISQNLNEFELHLRAILGLPIPHIEQLGYSASAVILATEKSDFIAYTGVAEALSEKDVDIKLFGKPNAHPYRRMGVALAKGSDIQEAREKANRAASKIKLKYQP, encoded by the coding sequence ATGAATAATTCGATGAAACTACCCCAAAAATTAATGTTGCTAGGTTCTGGAGAACTAGGCAAAGAGTTTGTTATTGCTGCTAAACGGTTTGGCAATTATGTGATTGCTGTTGACCGCTATGCTAATGCTCCAGCTATGCAAGTTGCTGACTGTTCGGAAGTTATTTCTATGCTAAGTGCTGATGATTTGGAAGCAGTGGTTAGCAAATATCAGCCTGATTTCATCATACCAGAAATTGAAGCAATTAGAACAGAAAAACTTTTGGAATTTGAGCACCGAGGAATTACAGTTATACCAACTGCAGCCGCGACTAACTATACAATGAACCGAGACAGAATCAGAGAACTAGCACATAAAGAATTAGGTATTCGCACTGCTAAGTATGGTTATGCGACAACTTTAGAAGAGTCGGTTGCAGTTTCTGATGAAATTGGGTTTGCTAATGTAGTAAAACCTGTGATGTCATCTTCTGGCAAAGGGCAATCTGTAGTTAAAGAAAAGAGTGAGGTTGAGAAGGCGTGGAATTATGCGATCGCCAATTCCAGAGGTGACAGTCAAAAGGTGATTGTCGAGGAATTCATTGATTTTGAGATAGAAATTACTTTACTAACAATTAAGCAGTGGAATGCACCGACAATTTTTTGTTCTCCTATCGGACATCGGCAAGAAAGAGGAGATTATCAAGAATCTTGGCAACCAGCAGAAGTTTCAGAACAAATGATTCTTGAAGCCCAAGAAATCGCTACAAAAGTCACCGATGCATTAGGAGGGGCAGGAATCTTTGGTGTTGAGTTTTTTGTCACTAAGGACGAAGTCATTTTTTCGGAACTTTCCCCTAGACCTCATGATACAGGAATGGTGACATTAATTTCGCAAAATCTTAACGAATTTGAATTACACTTGAGAGCGATTTTAGGATTGCCAATTCCTCATATAGAACAGTTGGGTTATTCAGCGAGTGCTGTTATTTTAGCTACGGAAAAATCAGATTTTATTGCTTATACAGGTGTAGCCGAAGCGCTATCAGAAAAAGATGTGGACATTAAGCTATTTGGTAAACCTAATGCCCATCCTTATCGCCGAATGGGAGTCGCTTTGGCTAAAGGAAGTGATATTCAAGAGGCTCGCGAAAAGGCGAATAGAGCTGCAAGTAAAATCAAATTAAAATACCAACCCTAA
- a CDS encoding RNA-binding protein: MTLLVGNLPSEVTEANLRELLRKFGRVGNIDIFPEASFATVAIEGEVNEESAVEELNGVENFGQILKFFKSDLPDQVVGGSRDPKGPGG, translated from the coding sequence ATGACTTTACTAGTTGGTAATCTTCCTTCTGAAGTAACTGAGGCAAATTTAAGAGAGCTTTTGAGAAAATTTGGCAGAGTCGGAAACATTGACATTTTTCCTGAAGCCAGTTTTGCAACAGTAGCAATTGAAGGCGAAGTAAATGAGGAGTCTGCTGTTGAAGAACTCAATGGCGTGGAAAACTTTGGGCAGATACTTAAATTTTTCAAATCAGATTTACCCGACCAAGTGGTAGGTGGAAGCCGCGATCCAAAGGGACCAGGAGGCTGA
- a CDS encoding CHAT domain-containing protein, translating to MSKSVVINLGRGDLNNGFPNVTARLWSSGKSLAQQFIGSLPPTPFLVQLLHNWQSNYKNICGRQQLRSSLIEEDDELEIDEDGLTNVSVVSFDDVCQKLQEKINEWLKSSGFLNIERQLRSQLQPTEEIRVIIETDDNLIRRLPWHRWDFFNDYPKAEMALSQTEYKSRELSKLKLHRKKVRILAILGNSQGIDLDKEIKFLNSLEDAEIIFIVNPSRQEFNNLLWQNDGWDILFFAGHSQTEGATGKIYINDNKTNNSLTIEQLEEALKAAIDNGLQLALFNSCDGLGLANALEKLSIPTVIVMREPVPNLVAQEFFKYFLESFAIQRLSLYLAVQQARRKLQGLEDDFPGASWLPVICQNPAVEPPSWLNLGGVPPCPYRGLFAFREEDAHLFFGREHFTHNLVTASKRKPLVAVVGPSGSGKSSVVFAGLVAQLRQDSYTDWQIVSFRPGHNPFDALAGALTSSVGEALLLQCLQKGNLNNNLYPKLTGRRLIELELEIALQQDHKVLYKIIEGFVRQNPKTRLVIIADQFEELYTLCSQEERQGFLDALLHAVRLAPAFTLVMTLRADFYGYALSYRPFSDALQGAVLNLGPMNREELRSAIEQPAAQMQVRLEKELTKKLINDVGEQSGRLPLLEFALTQLWSKQTDGWLTHAGYEEIGGVEEALAIHAEAVYAQLDEADRSRAQQVFMQLVGLGEGIEATRRLATRDEVKSENWDLVRRLADARLVVTNRNELSGEETVEIVHEALIRSWGRLEGWIQVDGEFRYWQEQLRSAIRQWESSGRDEGALLRGKPLSDAEYWQSKRIDELSTGERHFIQLSLALRDNELNKQKRRRQLTILGLTGGLVGALMLAGVAWWQSHKASVSEIQAVTKSSEALFASNNRLDALIQAITAKEKLKTIGTVDANIQDRLESALKQATYTVVEHNRLIGHGDKVNAVAFSPNGQLIATASSDKTVKLWKQDGTLLNTLVGHSDKVYGVAFSPQSNIIATASGDKTVKLWKASDGALLTTLKGHSDRVYGVAFSPQGNIIATASVDKTVKLWKTSDGNLLTTLKGHGATVYGVAFSPVRVASPQGFGQVIASASWDNTVKLWKLDGTLVNTLIGHSDKVNAVAFSPDGQLIATASWDKTVKLWKRDGTLLTTLSGHSDRVYGVAFSPDSDTIASAGWDKTVKLWKRDGTLLTTLSGNSDTIWGVAFSPDGKTIASATSDKIVKLWKRDNILLTKLNGHSGGVYGVAFSPKGEIIATAGDDNTVKLWRASDGTLLTTLKGHKAGVWAVTFSPDGQTIASASSDKTIKLWKRDGTLLTTLKNHSDAVNAVAFSPDGKIIASASDDKTVKLQKLDGESALQEGIPRTGSGEPRSRSVPFGHRGTLLTTLRHDDEVWGVTFSPDGQTIASASRDKTVKLWKPDGTLLTTLPTERYANKGHNSGVFGVAFSPDSQTIATGSEDKTVKLWKRDGTLLTTLPTERYANKGHNSGVRGVAFSPDGKMIASASDDTTVKFWKRDGTLLTTLNAHRAMVWRVAFSPDGKTLASTSDDKTVILWNLDRVLDTDKVVSYACDWVKDYLRTNVQVHQNVSTAPLQEARRFCSGVKPQ from the coding sequence ATGAGTAAATCAGTTGTTATTAACTTAGGACGCGGTGATTTAAACAACGGATTCCCAAATGTTACTGCTCGATTATGGTCATCAGGAAAATCCCTTGCACAGCAATTTATTGGTAGCTTACCCCCAACACCATTTTTAGTACAATTATTACATAATTGGCAGTCAAATTATAAAAATATCTGTGGTCGCCAACAGTTGCGTTCTTCATTGATTGAAGAAGATGACGAACTGGAAATTGACGAAGACGGCCTCACAAATGTTTCCGTTGTCAGTTTTGACGATGTGTGCCAAAAATTACAGGAAAAGATTAACGAGTGGCTCAAGTCTAGTGGATTTCTGAATATAGAACGGCAACTGCGATCGCAACTACAACCCACAGAAGAAATTCGCGTCATTATTGAAACCGATGATAACTTAATACGGCGATTACCTTGGCATCGTTGGGACTTCTTTAATGATTATCCCAAAGCAGAAATGGCGCTTTCCCAAACAGAGTATAAATCTCGGGAATTATCAAAATTAAAATTACATAGAAAGAAAGTTAGAATTTTAGCAATTTTAGGTAATAGCCAAGGTATCGATTTAGACAAAGAAATCAAGTTTCTTAATAGTTTAGAAGATGCAGAAATAATTTTTATTGTCAACCCCTCTCGTCAAGAATTTAACAATCTTCTTTGGCAAAATGATGGCTGGGACATCCTTTTTTTTGCGGGTCATAGTCAAACAGAAGGTGCAACAGGCAAAATTTATATTAATGATAATAAAACTAATAACAGCTTAACAATTGAACAGTTAGAAGAAGCTCTCAAAGCTGCGATTGATAATGGGTTACAACTAGCACTATTCAACTCCTGTGATGGGTTAGGATTGGCTAATGCGCTGGAAAAATTGAGTATTCCGACAGTGATTGTCATGCGGGAGCCAGTGCCAAATCTAGTAGCACAGGAATTTTTTAAGTATTTTTTAGAATCTTTTGCAATTCAACGACTGTCTTTATATTTAGCAGTTCAACAAGCACGCAGAAAGTTGCAAGGTTTGGAAGATGATTTTCCGGGTGCTTCTTGGTTACCTGTGATTTGTCAAAATCCAGCCGTGGAACCGCCGAGTTGGCTAAATTTAGGCGGAGTTCCTCCGTGTCCTTATCGTGGGTTATTTGCTTTTCGCGAGGAAGATGCTCACCTGTTTTTTGGGCGGGAACATTTTACACACAACTTGGTGACGGCGAGCAAAAGAAAGCCGTTGGTGGCGGTGGTAGGTCCGAGTGGAAGTGGTAAGTCGAGTGTGGTGTTTGCTGGGTTGGTTGCTCAGTTACGCCAGGACTCATATACTGACTGGCAGATTGTCTCATTTCGTCCAGGTCATAATCCTTTTGACGCCTTAGCAGGAGCATTGACTTCTAGCGTTGGCGAGGCTTTATTGCTTCAGTGTCTTCAAAAAGGTAATTTAAATAACAATCTATATCCTAAATTAACTGGTCGTCGCCTGATTGAATTAGAACTAGAAATAGCACTGCAACAAGATCACAAAGTTTTATACAAAATTATTGAAGGTTTTGTCCGGCAAAACCCGAAAACTCGTCTGGTTATAATAGCAGACCAATTTGAAGAACTCTACACTCTTTGCTCACAAGAAGAACGCCAAGGTTTCTTAGATGCATTACTCCATGCAGTTCGGTTAGCTCCAGCATTTACTTTAGTTATGACCTTAAGGGCTGATTTTTACGGATATGCCCTTTCTTACAGACCTTTTAGTGATGCATTGCAAGGAGCAGTCCTCAATCTTGGTCCAATGAACCGTGAAGAATTGCGATCGGCGATTGAACAGCCAGCCGCACAAATGCAGGTGAGACTAGAAAAGGAGTTGACAAAAAAACTAATTAATGATGTTGGGGAGCAGTCAGGACGTTTACCATTGCTGGAGTTTGCTTTAACACAACTGTGGTCAAAACAGACAGATGGGTGGTTGACTCATGCAGGCTACGAGGAGATTGGCGGTGTCGAGGAGGCTTTGGCTATCCACGCCGAAGCAGTGTATGCTCAGCTTGATGAAGCAGACCGAAGTCGGGCGCAGCAAGTGTTCATGCAGTTAGTGGGTTTGGGGGAAGGAATCGAGGCTACGCGGAGATTGGCAACTCGTGATGAGGTGAAGTCAGAAAACTGGGATTTGGTGAGGCGCTTAGCTGATGCACGTCTTGTGGTAACCAACCGCAACGAGTTATCGGGTGAAGAAACGGTGGAAATCGTGCATGAGGCGCTGATTAGAAGCTGGGGACGCCTAGAGGGGTGGATACAAGTTGATGGTGAATTTCGCTATTGGCAAGAGCAGTTGCGATCGGCAATTCGTCAATGGGAAAGTAGCGGTAGAGATGAAGGAGCACTACTGCGTGGAAAGCCACTCTCCGATGCAGAATACTGGCAGAGCAAACGCATAGACGAACTGAGTACAGGGGAGAGACATTTCATACAGCTTTCTTTAGCATTGCGGGATAACGAGCTAAATAAGCAAAAGCGTAGACGCCAACTTACTATCTTAGGACTCACAGGTGGCTTAGTGGGAGCTTTAATGCTGGCTGGGGTAGCGTGGTGGCAATCCCATAAAGCAAGCGTCAGCGAGATCCAAGCTGTGACCAAATCTTCTGAAGCATTGTTTGCCTCGAATAACAGATTGGATGCGCTTATACAAGCAATTACAGCGAAGGAGAAATTAAAAACAATAGGTACGGTAGATGCAAATATCCAGGATCGGCTTGAATCAGCTCTAAAACAGGCAACTTATACGGTGGTTGAACATAACCGCCTGATAGGGCATGGCGATAAAGTTAACGCAGTCGCCTTCAGCCCCAATGGTCAGCTCATAGCCACAGCAAGTAGTGACAAAACAGTCAAACTCTGGAAGCAAGATGGTACTTTGCTTAACACTCTCGTTGGACATAGTGATAAAGTTTATGGAGTAGCGTTCAGTCCTCAAAGTAATATCATTGCCACGGCAAGTGGGGATAAGACAGTCAAACTCTGGAAAGCCAGCGATGGTGCTTTGCTGACTACTCTCAAAGGACATAGTGATAGAGTTTACGGAGTTGCGTTCAGTCCTCAAGGTAATATCATTGCCACAGCAAGTGTGGATAAGACAGTCAAACTCTGGAAAACTAGCGATGGTAATTTGCTGACTACTCTCAAGGGGCATGGTGCTACAGTTTACGGAGTCGCTTTTAGTCCTGTTCGCGTAGCGTCCCCGCAGGGGTTTGGTCAAGTGATTGCCTCAGCAAGTTGGGACAATACAGTCAAACTGTGGAAGCTTGATGGTACTTTGGTTAACACTCTCATTGGACATAGCGATAAAGTGAATGCAGTCGCGTTCAGCCCAGATGGTCAACTGATTGCTACAGCAAGTTGGGACAAAACAGTCAAACTCTGGAAACGGGATGGCACTTTACTGACTACCCTTTCAGGACATAGCGATAGAGTTTACGGAGTTGCGTTCAGTCCTGATAGTGATACAATCGCCTCGGCTGGTTGGGACAAGACAGTCAAACTGTGGAAACGGGATGGCACTTTGCTGACTACCCTTTCTGGAAATAGCGATACTATTTGGGGGGTAGCGTTCAGCCCAGATGGTAAGACAATTGCTTCGGCAACTAGCGACAAAATAGTCAAACTCTGGAAGCGCGATAATATCTTGCTGACCAAGCTGAATGGTCATAGTGGTGGGGTTTATGGAGTCGCGTTCAGCCCCAAGGGTGAGATAATTGCCACAGCAGGTGACGACAACACGGTGAAACTCTGGAGAGCTAGCGACGGCACTCTGCTGACGACTTTAAAGGGACATAAGGCTGGAGTTTGGGCAGTAACGTTCAGTCCTGACGGTCAAACAATTGCCTCGGCAAGTAGCGACAAGACAATCAAACTCTGGAAGCGAGACGGCACTTTGTTGACTACCCTTAAGAATCATAGTGATGCGGTTAACGCAGTTGCGTTTAGCCCGGATGGTAAGATCATTGCCTCAGCAAGTGACGACAAAACGGTAAAACTACAGAAGCTAGATGGTGAGTCAGCGCTACAGGAGGGTATCCCTCGTACCGGCTCTGGCGAACCCCGTTCGCGTAGCGTGCCCTTTGGGCATAGGGGCACTTTGCTAACTACCTTGAGACATGATGATGAAGTTTGGGGAGTAACGTTTAGCCCAGATGGTCAGACAATTGCCTCAGCAAGTCGAGATAAAACGGTAAAGCTTTGGAAGCCAGATGGTACCTTGCTGACCACCCTTCCTACGGAACGCTACGCTAACAAAGGTCACAATAGCGGAGTTTTCGGAGTAGCGTTCAGTCCGGACAGTCAGACAATTGCTACGGGGAGTGAAGATAAAACGGTGAAACTGTGGAAGCGAGATGGCACTTTGCTGACTACCCTTCCTACGGAACGCTACGCTAACAAAGGTCACAATAGCGGAGTTCGGGGAGTAGCGTTCAGCCCCGACGGCAAAATGATTGCTTCAGCTAGTGACGACACAACGGTAAAATTCTGGAAACGAGATGGTACTTTGCTGACTACCCTCAACGCTCATAGGGCGATGGTTTGGAGAGTGGCGTTCAGTCCTGACGGTAAGACACTTGCTTCAACGAGTGACGACAAGACAGTGATTCTGTGGAATTTGGATCGTGTTCTAGATACAGATAAAGTCGTGAGCTACGCTTGCGATTGGGTCAAGGATTATCTGAGAACGAATGTACAGGTGCACCAGAACGTTAGCACGGCTCCTTTACAGGAGGCTCGCCGTTTCTGTAGTGGGGTTAAACCTCAATAG